A region from the Aegilops tauschii subsp. strangulata cultivar AL8/78 chromosome 5, Aet v6.0, whole genome shotgun sequence genome encodes:
- the LOC109743918 gene encoding uncharacterized protein, producing MSWRDPAVPAMGRCNSRPQPVPPATPHPPPVVVIDEDEDDVATESEVFIIDDDDDDDVEIARVTAACSSKKGNSFSSNVINIEDDDEEEEEEEGGRAGPSMAGAGSPAATTTPVRASPRNRYGLDYVSDSEDSDLSEGPDSDSDGDGSSDCEILGDTGTARKVWEKAASRRTMHHHPPHRKDGRATTSASSAESSTHYDETPENLFTPVCPLDNDIFKYFSDPFNPAGQSSTNGAKHGTGPSSVPTAQEGLMDNDSHGKETEDHNPARNLDPDMAYKAPVPPERSHHSHLDETMKPEGHTSYSFVSANRFFPAYAADCKDDSPIFVSTPERMDEKIPEGTSLAKDGRTAHNEAAKQKKKMCFAPDDDSCVDQLTEDPVFTSRLGGLRQSGEYFNNNAPTNEASGTCSLPQKDLVEDPEKLRQSSMIIGGREKHKESDEYKRAQEEEWASRQRQLAIQAEEAKEAKRLRKRKKAEALRLLDMEKRQKQRLEEVRETQRKSEETIQMKEQCRGAVRLELEIIERRYTDMASILRALGIPVEGGEVKAAYKQALLKFHPDRVSRNDIYEQVKAEETFKFISRFKEKLRI from the exons ATGTCGTGGAGGGATCCCGCGGTGCCGGCGATGGGGAGGTGTAACTCCCGGCCGCAGCCTGTGCCGCCGGCCACGCCGCATCCCCCGCCGGTGGTGGTTATCGACGAGGATGAGGACGACGTTGCCACGGAATCTGAGGTTTTCattattgatgatgatgatgatgatgatgtggagATAGCCCGTGTGACGGCTGCGTGCAGTAGCAAGAAAGGGAACAGCTTTAGTAGCAATGTGATCAACAtagaagatgatgatgaggaggaggaggaagaggagggtgGTCGGGCTGGCCCCAGCATGGCAGGCGCTGGCTCTCCAGCGGCGACAACTACCCCTGTGCGTGCTTCTCCTAGAAATAGATATGGGCTGGATTATGTTTCTGACAGCGAGGACAGTGATCTGTCTGAAGGACCGGACTCAGACTCAGACGGCGATGGCAGCTCGGATTGTGAGATTCTGGGTGACACTGGGACTGCTCGTAAGGTTTGGGAGAAGGCTGCTTCAAGGAGAACAATGCATCATCATCCCCCACATCGAAAAGATGGCAGGGCTACTACTTCTGCATCAAGTGCCGAGTCAAGTACACACTATGATGAGACTCCAGAGAACCTCTTCACTCCAGTGTGCCCTCTAGATAATGACATCTTCAAATATTTTAGTGATCCATTTAACCCAGCTGGGCAAAGTAGTACAAATGGTGCAAAACATGGCACCGGCCCTTCTTCAGTGCCTACTGCCCAGGAAGGTCTGATGGACAATGATTCCCATGGAAAAGAAACTGAAGACCACAATCCTGCTCGCAATTTAGATCCTGATATGGCTTACAAGGCTCCTGTTCCTCCAGAAAGAAGTCACCATTCTCACCTAGATGAAACCATGAAACCCGAAGGGCACACAAGCTATAGCTTTGTCTCTGCAAATAGGTTTTTTCCTGCATACGCAGCTGATTGTAAAGATGATAGTCCTATATTTGTCAGCACTCCTGAAAGGATGGATGAAAAAATACCTGAAGGCACATCTTTAGCAAAGGATGGACGGACTGCCCACAATGAAGCTGCCAAACAGAAGAAAAAGATGTGCTTTGCACCAGATGATGATTCTTGTGTGGATCAACTCACAGAAGATCCAGTTTTTACTAGCAGGCTTGGTGGCTTGAGACAATCTGGAGAATATTTTAATAATAATGCTCCCACAAATGAAGCATCGGGGACTTGCTCCTTGCCTCAGAAGGATTTGGTTGAAGATCCTGAAAAGTTAAGACAATCTTCAATGATAATTGGCGGCCGTGAAAAGCACAAAGAATCTGACGAGTACAAAAGGGCACAAGAGGAGGAGTGGGCATCCAGACAGCGTCAGTTAGCAATACAG GCTGAGGAGGCAAAGGAGGCGAAGAGGCTACGGAAGAGAAAAAAGGCTGAAGCTTTGCGACTGCTCGACATGGAGAAGAGACAAAAGCAAAGACTGGAAGAAGTCCGTGAAACACAAAGAAAG AGTGAAGAAACTATACAGATGAAGGAGCAGTGTCGAGGGGCGGTAAGATTGgagcttgaaattattgaaaggCGATACACTGATATGGCTTCAATATTGCGTGCATTGGGCATTCCTGTTGAAGGGGGCGAG GTTAAAGCTGCTTATAAGCAAGCCCTCCTGAAGTTCCATCCCGACAGAGTATCGAGAAACGATATTTATGAGCAGGTCAAAGCAGAGGAGACGTTCAAGTTCATCTCGCGCTTTAAGGAGAAGCTGAGGATATAG